The following proteins come from a genomic window of Amphiura filiformis chromosome 16, Afil_fr2py, whole genome shotgun sequence:
- the LOC140136557 gene encoding actin, cytoplasmic-like, producing MCDDEVQAIVIDNGSSMVKSGFAGDKNPKAVFPSVVSGKPRHRKSNEWQDNFVYVGNAAQNSRVHVTLKYPIEHGIVTNWDDMETIWHHTFYNELRVAPEEHPVLLTEIPQNPKYNREKMTRTMFETFNCPAVYVANEAVLSLYAGGRSTGIVVSSGDGATSAVPVYEGYSLPHAATKIELAGRDLTEYLERILTEQGRYFRTAGEKIQLREMKEEFCFVSLDFEKERQANNERFRCPEALFQPSLVGTKYTTGIHEITYESINKCDVDLHNDLYANIIMSGGSTMFPGMADRMQKEITSLAPTSISSIKVIAPPERKYSAWIGGSAMASLSTFPQMWISKQEYDENGPYIVHKKCF from the exons ATGTGCGACGACGAAGTTCAAGCTATTGTAATAGACAATGGTTCCAGTATGGTAAAATCCGGGTTTGCAGGAGACAAGAATCCGAAGGCCGTATTTCCTTCTGTCGTCAGTGGAAAACCCCGACACCGG AAATCAAATGAATGGCAAGATAATTTTGTATACGTTGGGAATGCGGCTCAGAACAGTAGAGTCCATGTCACTCTAAAGTACCCAATTGAACACGGTATTGTCACCAACTGGGACGACATGGAAACAATCTGGCATCACACATTCTATAACGAGCTCCGGGTGGCTCCAGAAGAGCATCCTGTATTGCTGACAGAGATTCCACAGAATCCTAAATATAATAGAGAAAAAATGACAAGA ACCATGTTCGAAACATTTAACTGCCCAGCTGTTTACGTCGCAAATGAAGCCGTGCTGTCACTTTACGCAGGTGGTCGTTCAACAGGTATTGTTGTTAGCTCAGGTGATGGGGCTACTTCTGCTGTTCCGGTCTACGAAGGATATTCTTTACCTCACGCAGCAACTAAAATTGAACTTGCTGGTCGTGACTTAACTGAATATCTCGAAAGAATTCTTACGGAACAAGGACGCTATTTTAGAACAGCAG GTGAAAAAATACAGCTACGTGAAATGAAGGAGGAGTTCTGCTTTGTCTCTCTCGATTTTGAAAAAGAGCGCCAGGCGAATAATGAGAGATTTCGCTGCCCGGAAGCCTTGTTTCAGCCATCTTTGGTTGGAACTAAATACACCACCGGTATTCATGAAATCACTTACGAAAGTATCAACAAATGCGATGTTGATCTTCACAATGACTTATATGCGAACATTATTATGTCTGGAGGGTCAACTATGTTCCCTGGAATGGCCGATCgaatgcagaaagaaataacttcaTTAGCGCCAACCTCAATAAGCAGCATCAAAGTAATTGCACCACCAGAGCGTAAATATTCAGCGTGGATCGGAGGGTCTGCAATGGCTTCACTCTCCACTTTCCCGCAAATGTGGATCAGTAAGCAAGAATATGATGAAAATGGTCCATACATTGTTCATAAGAAGTGCTTTTaa